The segment CCGTACTGGTCAACACCAATTTTATCAGGTCGAAAGCGGAAATCACTAGTAAACAACTCAGGGTCTATTTCAGCTGGAGAAGTGATAATCTGCTTTAACTGAAGATCCCCATCGAGAATTACAATTCGGTTATTATCCCGATCTGCAACGTAAATGTCACCAGTTTCGGTAACATGAATGCCTCGCGGGTTCTTAAAGCGGTCAGTCGTTCCAGCGTTTTCGAAACCATCAATAATCCTGATAACTTCCCAATCGCGATTAACGTGGACAATGCGGTTGTTCCCAGAATCTGCAATATAAATTTGATCATCAAGCGCAAAAATGTCCTGCGGTGATCTAAAATTGCTTATTCCTAACTCCTGTCCATACACCACCCGAGCCGGTACATATGCGTGAGGAGAAGGTACGGGATTATTCCAATAGTCATAGGTATAAGTCTCATATGGTACTGCGGCTGCCGGCATTGATATGATCAGCATCAGTGCACAGACAAACAAATATGCCTTAGTTAACTTCAAGTTCCTCACTCCGTCCTCGCGTAATTAATTCGCCATTCCCGATGTGCCCATGGTGTCTACTACTTTACTCTGGTTGATTACAAATACAATGATAGGAATAATCATCATCAGAACAGTTACAGCCGCTTGAACACCCTGGCGCGCTACTCCACCCTGAGCGATCTGATTCAAGGCGTATGGCAGTGTTTTCAGCTGCTCCGAGTAGATGTAGTATCCACCCTGGGTGCGCCATAACTGTTGGAACGAAAGAATGATCATAGTCAACCACGCTGGTTTGACGTTTGGCATTACAATCTGCCAATAAATCCGAAAATCTCCAGCTCCATCAATCTCTGCCGCTTCAACTAGCGAATCCGGGATCATGCTGTCGATAAAATTCTTCATCAGATACAATCCTAAAGATGATGCCCACGCCGGAATAATCACCGCTTTTAGTGAATCCACCCAGCCCAAAAACGCAATCGTGACATAGTTTGGGATCTGGGTTACTTCTGATGAAAACATCAGCGACAGTACTACCATAGTCATGAACAGCTTCGCTCCGGGGAATTTCCGGACTGAGATAACATAGGCTGCCATTGATCCAAACAAAACGTTTCCGAATGTACCGAGAATAACAATAAATAGTGAGTTAAGCAAATATCTGCCAAATGGTACCCATGACTGAGCCATCATGATCATTAAGTCATGGAAATTTTTCATAGTAGGATTGCGCACAAACAACCGCGGCGGAAACAGAAACAGCTCGCTCAATGGTTTGAACGCATTACTGATAATCAGAATCATCGGCAGTACCATAAAGGAGGCTGCTGCCAATAAAAACAGCAGAATCACCACATCGCCGCCGGCTGAACGCGACAACCGTTTTTTTCTAATGCTTAATGCCATCGTCCGATCCCCCCTACTCCCCAACTTTATCTAGCAACTTCTGAACTACTCTTTGAGCAACAACCATCATGAAGAACAATATTACAGCGATAGAAGAGGCGTACCCCATATCAAATCTGATTGTTCCGTAGTCCTGTAAATGCTGGACGATGGTATGAGCTGCATAATCGGTGCTGGGAAAGCCTACTAAAGTGGTGATCTCACCAGCGACCGTAAATGACGAGGTAATTGACATGATCGCACCAAACATCAGATACCCTCGCATCTGCGGCAGCGTCAGGTACCACAGCTCCTGCCATCTATTTCTAACTCCATCGATTGCACCTGCCTCGTATAGAGCTGGGTCGATTCCCTGCAGTCCAGCGATAAACACAAGGAACGAAGTGCCTAAACTCATCCATAATACAACCAAGATTACAATCGGCATGATGTACTTCGGGTCAATCAGCCATTGGATTGGCGAATCGATAAAGCCCCAGTACATTAGGAAACCATTGACAATGCCATAAGTGTCACCGCTGAAAATAACCCGCCATACCACATACGCATTACCGGAAATAGACGGAGCATAGAACAACAACGTTAGGAACGCTCTTACTTTTGGCTTGAGATCATTAATCAGCCAGGCTATCACAAAGCAGAGTAGATAGCTGACAGGTCCGGTAATTGCAGCGTAGACGAGCGTGTTTTTAACGGCAATTAGGAAGATCTCATCCTCCAGAAATAGCCGGACGTAGTTGTGCAGACCTACCCACTGCGGCGGCTGCAGCATGTTGAAATAGGTGAAGCTGAGCAGAATTGCCATGATAACCGGAACAACAGTAAACAGTGTGAACAGGATGGCATATGGTGCTAAGAACAGATAGCATGTCTTGGAAGCTCTGATCTCCTTAAGCAGTGCCGCAAATCTCCCGGGTCTTGTCTTCATTCCCAGTTGGGTTTTATCGCGTTGAACAGATGAACTCATTTTGCTTCCCCCGTTATTTTAATAATCAATACTGATCACGTGGTTGAATGTGAGTAAAGCGTGACCAAAAGAGATCGATATACTCCTGCGGGATCTCATCAAGCGTCAGTTCCAAACCAAACTCATCTCTCTTCAGGCGCAGTTCGTAGTTAATATCCATATTGTATTTTGTCAAGGTCTCCCGCGCAGAAGTGAAGTCGTCATCAACCACAACTGCCCTAAACGCCCAATCAAACATCCGATTCATATAGTATCCACCCGGAACTTCTAACGAACCTTCAACCCAATGCCACTGCTCTAATAGTTTTTCTCGCTGCTCTGAAGTCCAAGGCAGCTGTAAAAATGCCTCGAGATTTGCTGTTGGATAGCGAGCTGCTGTCCCCATCAAGTTTTCTAGTTCACGGCCAAACTGAAGCTGAGTATCAGCACTGATCCACCACTTAACAAACTCCCAGGCAGCATCATGGTCTGATGCTGTTTGTAGAATACCGGTTGCTGGTCCTTGAATGCCGGCTAATGAAACCGACATGGGATTGGCGGTGGTAATCCCGACAACGGTGTGGTTAACAGTTCCATCCGGCTGCACCGTGCCGGGCACCAAATCAAAGCCCCATTCGCCCCTCAGTTCAGGTGCAAACACTGCCAGGCGATTGTAAAAGCCGTAGTCCTCAATTACAATCGGCATTTCACCAAAACGGAACCGGTTTTCAGTATTAAACTCAATCAGCAGACTGTGCAGACTCCATAAATCAGTCAGCTCTGCAAATGCTTGAATTGCTGTTTCTGAGTCGAGATTAGTTTCAACCCCGTCAGGCTTATACACCAACTCACCGCGCTGGTAGAGCCAGGTATAGTATATCGACGGCCTGATACCAATGGACATGCCGTTTTTCTGGAGAATTGGCAAAATCCGATAAACATCGTCCCAGGTTTTGGGAATGTCGATGCCCAATTCAGCCAAGATGTCTTTCCGGTAGAACATTACCGGAAACGACTGCTGAGCAGCCAATGCAAAGACATTATCCCTAAATGTAAATGGAACGTAAGAACTGACCATGAAGTCCTGCATTACTTCATCGAAGTCAGCGAAATTGGCGAGATTATACAGGGCTCCCCGCATTCCAAAGTTAACTGGATCCTGCAGTTGCATGCCGATGGCAACATCAGGTGCGGTTCCTGCAATAGCTGCTCTTAATAGAAGTTGAGTCAGATCTGGCACCAGCTGCATTTTTACAGGTATACCTGTCTTAGGACTGAATTCGTTATCGATCAGCTGTTTTAAAATCTGGGCTTGGTCTCTTCCTGAGCCAATCCAAACAGTGATCGGTTCTCTCTCTTCCGCGATATCGTCGCCTGAGATATTGCCCATTAAGTCATATTCACGGTAAAACGAAGCTGCAATTGCTTTTATCTCGTGAACAAGCGACTGCCACCAGGTCGGCTCAGCTCTCGGCATAGTCTGATCGGGAGAGGCAACTATTAAGTAATCAATCTGCAGCGGCTGCTCCCTGGTTTGATAAATCCAGTTACCGATAGAGCCGAGGCTGTCGCGAAACTCAGAGAGCATTCTTGTTATGCGATCAGTATCGCTGTACATTCTCCGAAGCAGGAACGCGACCTGAGTGAGTGCCTGAGTATGCTCCCCTTCCATTCCGGTTTCGGCGATCAGCTGATCCACCAGGTCTTGGTAAATATCAGCTTGATAACCGATCCGACTGATTACCTCAGGAATCCGTTTATCTAACTCATAAGTCCTCATCGGGTCCGGATTTCCACCGGTGATCATGATAATCCGGCGGTAAATAGTGTTGAGCTCATAGAGGTGCTCCTCTGTACCTCTGAGCACATCGGCAACATCGCCTAAAACAACCTCTAAGGTTATTTCGTTTTTCCCTTTGGGAAGATAGAAGTAGTATGGTTGACCTGTATCAGGATCGCCTAATACATTCATCTGATAATAAGTAGAGTAATAAAACGGAACGGCAGAAACCTCAGCAAAAGGCACCTTACCATTTATGTACAGCCGGCGAGTGCTGACAGCGCCTGCTTTTTGATCCTGCTTTGCCTTAAAAGCAAGAATATATAATCCGTCTTCAGGCACATCAACTTCCCAGCGGATCCACTGACCCGGCTGTGCCCAGCGGTATCCCCCGATCGTGTTTAGGCGAATTTCTGCGTGGTGGTAAGGTTCTACTGATGGATCGCCATGATCGGAGATAGGAAATAAAGTCGGTGATGAGCGAACAGTGCTTTCCTCACCCTGCTTTTTAATAAAAACGTTTGCTGTAGGACGAATTCCTTGAGACTCGTACGCAGCGTATACCTCCGCATAGCTCGGCGGGCTGACATATTGATAGAGTTTCAGCTCTGCCAGCGCAACCGGTTCCATGCGAGAAACTAATCTAATCGTGTTAATGCCTTGATTAAGATAGAAGCTGTATGGCTCTTGAAAATAACCAAGCGGATCCTTTACATCTGCGTAGATCCACTCCGGCTTTTCAATTTGCTTGGAGCGGATTTCATTGCCCAAAGAGTCAACGATAAAGTCGCCTTCGTCGCCCCAAACACGATAGAACTTCAGATATTGGGCATTATCAAAGGGACGCTCGCCATTGATCCACAGCTCTCGTTCAATGTCTACCCCGCGTCCTTCAAGTGGATAGTATTTTATGGCGAGATTATACAATCCAGCTTGCTCCACCTCAAAAGTCCACTCGACATATCCTGTCTCTTCAGTCATCAAGACCTCTTGATCAGAGCCAGCAAAATCTGAGATAATTTCTAACTGCATATCTGAAGCAGAGTAGTCAGAAGCAGGAATGATAATCTCTGCGTCAGGACGCACAGCATCAGGATACTGTTCCAGATAATCCAGATATCCTCGTTCGCGTACATATGCAGTAATATCCCCTAGAGTGTATTCCGGCTCGCTCTCAGCATAGATTCCTGCTGATAAAGCCAACCAGCTGATAGTAATGATAATTAACAGTGCAGCTAATCTTTTTTTCATCCTAACCTACCCCTTCTCTGCCTGCGTTAAACAGCGGATCAAAAGTATATCATGTAGAAACATTCGACAACTTATTTTAAATTCCTGTTAATCAGTGTTGATTTTTGTGCCATCTTTAATTATTATACAGCAAGGAAGGCTAAGTTTCTTTACCTCTTTTGCTTTTACATAACTTTTTCGACATTTTTTGCGCTGCATCCAGAATCTATGCTAGAATTGAATCCATAGGGGTGAGATGTTTGAATACAGTAGATTTTTCGATTCATTATAATAAACTGGACACTTCGTATACAATGCCCCAGAAGCATGAGCATAATCATTATGAAATATATTATCTGGTTTCAGGAGAGCGTTTTTATTTCATTGAGGATCAAATTTTTCATGTTCATCCGGGGGATTTGGTGTTCATTTCAAAAGGATATATTCACCGGACAACCGAGGCGGACAGCAGCATGGGAGCGCACGCCCGCTATGTGGTTTACTTCACCGAAACTTTTCTCAGACAGCTGCTCAGCCAAGCTCAAGTTAGTGAACTGCTGTCCTGTTTTTACCACGACACAAAGGTAGTCCACTTGACTGTCGCACAGCAGAACTTTATTGAATCACTCCTTACGAAGCTGGCAGACGAGTACAGCAACCACCAACCTGGCGGTGAGCTGTATCAAAGAGTTCTGTTAACAGAGCTTCTCTTGTTTTCTAATCGCCTAAATTTTGATCTGGTCTATCACCATCTCAACGAGCTTAACCCGGTTTACTTGACCATCCATAAGATTGTTCAGCATGTCAGAAAGAATTATCGGGAAAAGCTGACTCTCACTGCTATCGCTAATGAATTTTATATCAGTCCTTACTATCTCAGTAGAATGTTTAAACAAGTTACTGGGCTGACGCTAACTGAGTACTTAAACAACACCCGCATTAAGGCAGCGCAGCAGCTTCTGCGTACTACCGATCTGCCGATCAGCGCCATTTCTGAGCAGGTGGGTTATGAAAGCCACTCGCATTTTGGCAGAGTATTCCGGAAATTTACCAGCTGCTCACCTATGCAGTACCGAAAAACCCATAGAACAGCTAAAGCAGAAAACCTAAGTCTGTAACTAGATGCTCATATCGGCCAATGTTGACCACTGCTTTATATACCCCCGGACCAAAACAGACCCGATCGCTCACATCATGACTAATTGTAATCGTTTCACCCATCCCGCCGAATTTCAGCTGCTGGCTGACGGTCTGACCCGGGATGCGAAAGCTGTAAACCGGTATGGATTCGTGACTGTAATTCTTGTATTTTTTAAGCTCTGCAGCTAACTGCTTGGAAGTTCCCGAAGGAACTTCCTTTTTTTGATCTGAATAATAATCAATTACCGCTGCATATGCAAACAGCTCAGCTGCTGCGGCTAGTGCTTTCTTGACAACTATCATACCCAGGGCGAAGTTTGGGATTAATGCTCCTCCAAGCTTATGCTCACGGCAGAGATCTGCGAACAGCTGCTGGTCTTTACTGCTCAAGCCCGTGGTACCGATAATCGGATGAATGCGTTTTTCTATGCAGAAGGTAAAATGGTTTACTGCTGCCTCTGGCACTGTAAAATCAACGACATCTGTTGGCAAAACAGCTGCATACGCCTGTTCTAAAGTGCCAAAGATGGGAATCTCTACATCTAAATCAGGCAGCAAACTGCTTAAATACCGCCCTGCGTTTTGTCTGCTGACAATGCCAACTACCTCCAGGCCAGCA is part of the Bacillota bacterium genome and harbors:
- a CDS encoding AraC family transcriptional regulator, which gives rise to MNTVDFSIHYNKLDTSYTMPQKHEHNHYEIYYLVSGERFYFIEDQIFHVHPGDLVFISKGYIHRTTEADSSMGAHARYVVYFTETFLRQLLSQAQVSELLSCFYHDTKVVHLTVAQQNFIESLLTKLADEYSNHQPGGELYQRVLLTELLLFSNRLNFDLVYHHLNELNPVYLTIHKIVQHVRKNYREKLTLTAIANEFYISPYYLSRMFKQVTGLTLTEYLNNTRIKAAQQLLRTTDLPISAISEQVGYESHSHFGRVFRKFTSCSPMQYRKTHRTAKAENLSL
- a CDS encoding sugar ABC transporter permease produces the protein MSSSVQRDKTQLGMKTRPGRFAALLKEIRASKTCYLFLAPYAILFTLFTVVPVIMAILLSFTYFNMLQPPQWVGLHNYVRLFLEDEIFLIAVKNTLVYAAITGPVSYLLCFVIAWLINDLKPKVRAFLTLLFYAPSISGNAYVVWRVIFSGDTYGIVNGFLMYWGFIDSPIQWLIDPKYIMPIVILVVLWMSLGTSFLVFIAGLQGIDPALYEAGAIDGVRNRWQELWYLTLPQMRGYLMFGAIMSITSSFTVAGEITTLVGFPSTDYAAHTIVQHLQDYGTIRFDMGYASSIAVILFFMMVVAQRVVQKLLDKVGE
- a CDS encoding extracellular solute-binding protein; its protein translation is MKKRLAALLIIITISWLALSAGIYAESEPEYTLGDITAYVRERGYLDYLEQYPDAVRPDAEIIIPASDYSASDMQLEIISDFAGSDQEVLMTEETGYVEWTFEVEQAGLYNLAIKYYPLEGRGVDIERELWINGERPFDNAQYLKFYRVWGDEGDFIVDSLGNEIRSKQIEKPEWIYADVKDPLGYFQEPYSFYLNQGINTIRLVSRMEPVALAELKLYQYVSPPSYAEVYAAYESQGIRPTANVFIKKQGEESTVRSSPTLFPISDHGDPSVEPYHHAEIRLNTIGGYRWAQPGQWIRWEVDVPEDGLYILAFKAKQDQKAGAVSTRRLYINGKVPFAEVSAVPFYYSTYYQMNVLGDPDTGQPYYFYLPKGKNEITLEVVLGDVADVLRGTEEHLYELNTIYRRIIMITGGNPDPMRTYELDKRIPEVISRIGYQADIYQDLVDQLIAETGMEGEHTQALTQVAFLLRRMYSDTDRITRMLSEFRDSLGSIGNWIYQTREQPLQIDYLIVASPDQTMPRAEPTWWQSLVHEIKAIAASFYREYDLMGNISGDDIAEEREPITVWIGSGRDQAQILKQLIDNEFSPKTGIPVKMQLVPDLTQLLLRAAIAGTAPDVAIGMQLQDPVNFGMRGALYNLANFADFDEVMQDFMVSSYVPFTFRDNVFALAAQQSFPVMFYRKDILAELGIDIPKTWDDVYRILPILQKNGMSIGIRPSIYYTWLYQRGELVYKPDGVETNLDSETAIQAFAELTDLWSLHSLLIEFNTENRFRFGEMPIVIEDYGFYNRLAVFAPELRGEWGFDLVPGTVQPDGTVNHTVVGITTANPMSVSLAGIQGPATGILQTASDHDAAWEFVKWWISADTQLQFGRELENLMGTAARYPTANLEAFLQLPWTSEQREKLLEQWHWVEGSLEVPGGYYMNRMFDWAFRAVVVDDDFTSARETLTKYNMDINYELRLKRDEFGLELTLDEIPQEYIDLFWSRFTHIQPRDQY
- the dapB gene encoding 4-hydroxy-tetrahydrodipicolinate reductase, with product MHRVVVAGGTGRTGKAVVQYLIGCAGLEVVGIVSRQNAGRYLSSLLPDLDVEIPIFGTLEQAYAAVLPTDVVDFTVPEAAVNHFTFCIEKRIHPIIGTTGLSSKDQQLFADLCREHKLGGALIPNFALGMIVVKKALAAAAELFAYAAVIDYYSDQKKEVPSGTSKQLAAELKKYKNYSHESIPVYSFRIPGQTVSQQLKFGGMGETITISHDVSDRVCFGPGVYKAVVNIGRYEHLVTDLGFLL
- a CDS encoding carbohydrate ABC transporter permease, with protein sequence MALSIRKKRLSRSAGGDVVILLFLLAAASFMVLPMILIISNAFKPLSELFLFPPRLFVRNPTMKNFHDLMIMMAQSWVPFGRYLLNSLFIVILGTFGNVLFGSMAAYVISVRKFPGAKLFMTMVVLSLMFSSEVTQIPNYVTIAFLGWVDSLKAVIIPAWASSLGLYLMKNFIDSMIPDSLVEAAEIDGAGDFRIYWQIVMPNVKPAWLTMIILSFQQLWRTQGGYYIYSEQLKTLPYALNQIAQGGVARQGVQAAVTVLMMIIPIIVFVINQSKVVDTMGTSGMAN